In Nicotiana tabacum cultivar K326 chromosome 19, ASM71507v2, whole genome shotgun sequence, one DNA window encodes the following:
- the LOC107818623 gene encoding protein indeterminate-domain 12, translating to MNQEKQIYHQSNSGCFSLLESSSVLSHQAAMFSDEASVSSTTRVPNLCPMPQTISNHQPQKIKKKRSLPGNPDPDAEVIVLSPKTLLATNRFVCEICSKGFQRDQNLQLHRRGHNLPWKLKQRNNKENRKKAYVCPEPTCVHHHPSRALGDLTGIKKHYCRKHGEKKWKCDKCSKIYAVQSDWKAHSKTCGTREYRCDCGTVFSRKDSFVTHRAFCDALAEESARLSANSALMHRAAVASTTIPYSAAATTESNFHLNQSSPIFFPFPTTNQRHFANPPPPPTTAVTTHISLNNPWDPQIPLNPNPTHHEENHNQMTHHPVPIKTESIHIPISSSVPPFYQDHFFHKGSFANIPSPQLSATALLQKAATIGTTHSAVSHVNSTMAQLNRTSLGHMTHKISPEDFLGFGSDNMSNTWQQKSENLTRDFLGLTGDHDHDESCADGNGRNGGLFVTYGGGGVGNGNGGMDFQQTLYERDHSSVLKHHQLGFGFAATATAETASETWGNC from the exons ATGAATCAAGAAAAGCAAATATATCATCAGAGCAACAGCGGTTGCTTTTCTTTATTGGAGTCTTCATCAGtactctctcatcaagctgccaTGTTCTCTGATGAAGCCAGTGTTTCTTCCACCACTAGGGTTCCAAATTTATGTCCTATGCCTCAAACCATTTCAAATCATCAGCCTCAAAAGATCAAGAAGAAGAGAAGCCTCCCTGGAAATCCTG ATCCAGATGCTGAAGTGATTGTTTTATCTCCAAAGACACTTTTAGCTACAAACCGATTTGTGTGTGAGATCTGTAGCAAAGGATTTCAAAGGGATCAAAATCTTCAGCTTCATAGGAGAGGTCATAACCTACCATGGAAATTGAAGCAAAGAAACaacaaagaaaatagaaaaaaagcaTATGTTTGCCCTGAGCCAACATGTGTTCATCACCATCCTTCTAGAGCTCTTGGTGATCTCACTGGAATTAAAAAACATTACTGTAGAAAACATGGTGAGAAGAAATGGAAATGTGACAAGTGTTCAAAAATTTATGCTGTTCAATCTGATTGGAAGGCTCACTCCAAAACCTGTGGTACAAGAGAGTATAGATGTGATTGTGGAACAGTCTTCTCCAG GAAGGATAGCTTCGTTACACACAGAGCATTCTGCGATGCATTGGCCGAAGAAAGTGCCAGACTCTCAGCTAACTCAGCCTTAATGCATAGAGCGGCCGTTGCCTCCACCACAATCCCATACTCAGCCGCCGCTACAACCGAATCCAATTTCCATCTCAACCAATCATCACCAATATTCTTCCCTTTCCCCACCACCAACCAACGCCACTTCGcaaaccctcctccgccaccaACCACGGCGGTGACAACCCATATCTCCCTCAACAACCCATGGGACCCACAAATTCCCTTAAACCCTAATCCTACACATCATGAAGAAAATCACAACCAAATGACTCATCATCCTGTTCCTATCAAGACTGAATCAATTCACATCCCCATATCATCTTCAGTGCCTCCATTTTACCAAGATCACTTTTTTCACAAGGGTTCTTTTGCCAATATCCCATCTCCTCAACTCTCAGCTACAGCATTGCTCCAGAAAGCAGCTACTATAGGCACTACACATTCCGCTGTGAGTCACGTGAACTCAACAATGGCCCAGTTAAACAGAACCTCTCTTGGTCACATGACCCACAAGATTTCTCCGGAGGATTTTCTAGGGTTTGGATCGGACAATATGTCGAATACTTGGCAGCAGAAAAGCGAGAATCTCACGAGGGATTTTCTGGGGTTAACAGGAGATCACGATCATGACGAGTCTTGTGCTGATGGAAATGGGCGGAATGGAGGACTTTTTGTGACATATGGAGGAGGAGGAGTAGGGAATGGAAATGGGGGGATGGACTTTCAACAAACACTATATGAGCGTGACCATTCATCAGTGTTGAAACATCATCAATTGGGCTTTGGttttgctgctactgctactgctgagACTGCATCGGAAACATGGGGGAATTGCTGA